One Tautonia marina genomic window, TGTTGTCGTAGTCGATCGAGAAACTCGATTTCTTCGTATCCACCCACAGCATAATGGCCATCTGATACCGAGGGCTTCATCCCGAGTTCGGTCATGAATCGCTGGTCGCCCACAGAACTGGATCGATAGGCCATGTTGGCACCGAAAATTGTCTTCCCAGGCGGGAGTGCCCCTTCGGACAGTCCGTGATCCACGCCGCAAAATCCGATACGTAGGGCTGGGAACGCGAGCAAGAGCTGAGGGTCAGGCTCGACGGGGAACCAGGGAGCAACGGGGCCTCCGAAGGCGGCAGCCGAGGGATAACGAATGGCAGCGTTCACGAGCGATGAAACCCAATCGGGATCGACAAGAACATCGTCGTCGGTCCACATCAGAAGTTCGCCCGAAGCCTCTTCCAGCGCACGGTTTCGAGCGTGAGAGAGTCCTGGCTTCGATTCGAAGATCCGACGAAGCGGAAGGTGAGGCGAATGGCGAACAATCACCTCGTCGGTGTTGTCCGTGCAATTATTGTTGACGACTAGTAGTTCCCAGGTGACTCCTACGGGAATCCGAAGTTGGCGCATCTCGCCCAAGGTCTGGTCGAGCAGGCCAGCCCTGTTCCAGGTACAGATTGCAACCGTAATACGCATCATTCAGACCTTTGACAAAGTTTGTTCAGATGGGTTCTCAACAGTACAATCCTGTACCAAGTCGAGAAGTGATTCGACAGCCATCCGCGGTTGCATCACGGTTGCTATCGGCCGGCGATGCCAATCAAACCCACGTCTGACCTTCCAGTCACCTTTCCAGGCTTTAACAAGGGCTTGGCTTAATCCCTCGATGTCATGCGAGGCCACCAGTTCCCCTGTGACTCCTGTCTCGACCAATTCGTTAATGCTTGCGCCATCCGTTCCAATGACAGGCACACCGTGCATGAGGCTCTCGATCACTGTGTTCGGCAAGTTATCGACGATGGAAGGAAGTACCGCAGCATCAGCACGCCTGAGAACGGCATACAGTTCTGGTTTTTTCAGAGCTCCGACCCAGTGCACTTTCGGAGAGTGTTTTCCCCAGAGTTTTTCGTAGCTCGAGATTAAATCCTCGTTCGCATGGCCCGCCATCACGACTTCGATCCTGGGTTCTGTATCCCAGGCTGACACAAGAGCCCTCGCGAGCCAGTCGGTCCCTTTTCGTTCACGCAACTGACCGAAATGCACGAAAAACTTTGGTGGTATTTCGAGACTGGGATTGCAATACTCGGTGGAATCCTGGATCAGGGGCGGTCGGACGACCTGGACATCGATCCCATAGCTGCGACGATAATGGTCTGCAACGAAGACACTCGGCGAGTAGACTCGATCCACGCTCCTGAGCATGCGAATCTCGAACTGATTCTGCAAACGACTTACTTGATCCTTTTTTCCATCGGCGTCGGCATACAGATCACATGCCCAACTGCAACGAATCAAGTGCGGACGAGTTGATCGACGCGGGACAAAGAACCCTGATAGCAGATAATCAGAGCTCTGTATAAAGCTGTAACGCGAGCGCCGCTCCTCTACTTTCAATGCTTCCGCCAAAGCCCAGGCTCCAGCCAAATTCTCGACAATCGAACTATATGGATACAGCCTTGTTTTGCAGATCAAACGACGAGCTATGGCATAAATGAATCCATGTTCAACTTTACGAACTCGATGCACCTGTATCCCGTCATGATCAATGGTGCCGGGATCGGCTTTACTGATGACAAAGACCTCCGGACGATGGCCTGCCTCATGCAGGACTCGTGTGATCCGATTCAGATAGTTTCCCAGCCCGCCCCCGTCTTGATATTCGGTCACAAATTCGGGGGTGAGGAACGCGATACGTTGCGAATCGTTATTACACTCAATCAATTTCAAGCACATTTTCAATTACTTATTTAACTTAAATCGAATTGTGTAAAGTATTTCCAGAAACTTTTCGCAGTCTCTTTCGAACAGATTCTCTCAGATTCTTCATCGGCAACAAAGGTGTCGAACGAACAACTGATCTCCAGACACTGCGACTTTGAGGGCACGCCGCAAGCGCTCTGAAGCCGACCCGCATAGCCGCACGACGCTCTCCCATCGAGAGAAGCTGGTCCATAAACACACGATGCTCACTGGCGGAGACTTGGGAGCGCAATTCTGGAGGGACTGCATGAAGGTGACCGACCGAGGCGGCGGGAGACAGGCTCGTTGGCGGAAGTTGCTTGTTGCCTGAAGAGGGCTGGCGTTTCTGGAATCTGGATAAAGCAACCTCGTACAAGGGTCGAGCGGCAAGCGCAGTTTGCTCCCAGCGACATCGATCGACAATGGTTTGTCGCGCCAGAGCACCCATCCGACTCCTCAGGGTCGCATCGATCACGAGCCGTTCGGTTCGATCAACTATCGCCTGAACGTCGTCAAACCCCACGAGAAACCCATTGGTCTCGTCGAAGATCAGTTCGGGTGCGACACCTACGGGGGTGGTCACACAGCAGGTCCCGCTACTCATCGCCTCGAGCAAGGGTACGGGGCCACCTTCAATTCGAGCCGTTACCCAGAAGATATCCAAACATCGATGGACCCGAGCGACGTCTTCCTGCTCAAGTAGAAATGGAAGATGGATACACTGAACACCGAGTCTCGTTTGCTGCTCGACTACCTCGCCCCAGCCGGGGCCGATCATCACTAAGACAACGTCCGGACGACGATGAGATAACTCAGCAATCGCCTGGACTAGTGTGTCGGACCCTTTTCGGTTGTAGGTATTGCTACTTTTTTTAGCGCTGAAGCCGACAACGACCGCGTCGGTCGGGATCCCAAGCTTTTTCCGCTGCCGAGTCTTCTCATCTCGCCTCGCCGGTCGGAACATCTCAATATTGATACCCATGGGAAGCATCACGATCTTTTCAGCGTCGGCTCCTATGGCAACGAGGTGGTCGTGCCATTGGCGGCAGATCGTCATGATCGCATCGCTCGCCGGCTCAGCCTCGACACTCCGCTCATCCTCGACGTGATAGATCGACGTTATGCACGGCGTGCGATCCCTGAAAGTACTCAGCAGTCTGGTGCCTATGTGCGGCGTCAAAAAGTGCGCGATGTCAACACGGCCAGGAAGATCCACCCCCTGCTCCAGCAGCGAGCGGACTACGCCCTCGGAGCAAATTGTGGGCTCGATCCACGGGTTGTGCGCAGCGATCTCGCGGGCGATTGTAGCCGTAACCCAGTAGAGCGAATCGGCTACGAATAGAACACGAAAACCTTGGCGAGGCTTAGTCATTTTGTTGCTTCAATTCGCATGTCACGTCCAGGGTGGTGAGTTTGCGTTGCATGAGAGATAGTTACCCTACTGAACCCGATCTCTTTGAGTGCTTTCTTCAATTCACCCGCACTCCATACATAGCGATGGGTTTCGTAATCGATTCGATCCCACTGATTTCCATAGAATTGGTTACGGGCGAGTTCCCGCTTACGCCGACTCGGATGAAATAACCAGAGAACACATCGGTTGAAATCGGCCAGTTCCATTGCAACCTTGCCACCAGGCTTGATCATTCGATACCAGTCGGCAAACATATCCATTGCCTGCCATCGTGTGAAATGGTCCACTGTGTGAGATGTGAAAATTTCTTCAACGCTTGCATCGCCTAGGTTTAAGCAACGCATGTCCGCAAAAACCTCGGCCACACAACCGTTTCGCGAACTATCCGAACGAGATTCATCGTGTGGATTCATGTCCACATTGATGAAACCAGGCCATCTTACACCGCCGCAACCAAGATGCAATCTGACTGGCTCAATCTGATTCGACCTTATGTATTCGGATAGACTGATTTCCGCAACACCACTCATTACTGAACACCTGTGTGAATATCAGAACGAAATCGGAATCACACCGACATGACCGTTACACTTGAAAACGTCAAGATTTTATGATTTATGAATAAACATTTTTGAATATGATTGTATTGAGCAGGGCAACCACGCGGCACCGCTACTCAGGGGATGTCCCTCAATTTTGAACGGGGGAAGGCGCAACCAGCTAAACAGTTCTTGGCGACCATGACTCCAGAGAGAGACGCTAAACACAAGCTTGCCACCGTTGACGGGAAAGCAGGGAAAATTGACAACCAAAGTGCCCGAGCCAGGCTCGATTCTAAGTAATTCACCAACCATGTGACTGCTTGTTTGCAAGAACGGACCACTCAATTTGTCTGAGTATGCGTTTACGTCCAAACAACAATTTTCGGCAAGAACTTGCGATCGGTAATCTAGACGTAGCTGGACAGGTTCTGTGGCAGAAATCTGCTCGATAGCTCGCCCATCCTCATCGCAGACACTCGCACCACAGAACTCGATCCGGCCAGTCCCTACGGGCAGCTCCTCACTCTGCATTTGTGCTTGCTGATCTTGCAGACGCCCATTCATGAGATCAATGTAAGACGCTATTGCCTCTGTAGTGGGCCCACAGGTAAGTATCCGTCCATGATCCAGGACCATGACTCGGTTACTGAAGGCGCCGATATGGTGAATGTTGTGCGAGACGAGGATAAACGTCGTCCCATTGCGGCGAAGCTGCCCAATCTTGTTGTAGCACTTCGCCTGGAAGTTCATATCCCC contains:
- a CDS encoding glycosyltransferase, which translates into the protein MMRITVAICTWNRAGLLDQTLGEMRQLRIPVGVTWELLVVNNNCTDNTDEVIVRHSPHLPLRRIFESKPGLSHARNRALEEASGELLMWTDDDVLVDPDWVSSLVNAAIRYPSAAAFGGPVAPWFPVEPDPQLLLAFPALRIGFCGVDHGLSEGALPPGKTIFGANMAYRSSSVGDQRFMTELGMKPSVSDGHYAVGGYEEIEFLDRLRQQDCQIVWVPEMRVKHYVGPDRMTEQYLARYIRELGRNKAKLTDEYEGRRILGVPRWVYRKVIESRLLMAWYRMTQDRQRRLICVRTTNYYHGVIQGLRERNQKVKDAHAAF
- a CDS encoding glycosyltransferase family 4 protein; amino-acid sequence: MKLIECNNDSQRIAFLTPEFVTEYQDGGGLGNYLNRITRVLHEAGHRPEVFVISKADPGTIDHDGIQVHRVRKVEHGFIYAIARRLICKTRLYPYSSIVENLAGAWALAEALKVEERRSRYSFIQSSDYLLSGFFVPRRSTRPHLIRCSWACDLYADADGKKDQVSRLQNQFEIRMLRSVDRVYSPSVFVADHYRRSYGIDVQVVRPPLIQDSTEYCNPSLEIPPKFFVHFGQLRERKGTDWLARALVSAWDTEPRIEVVMAGHANEDLISSYEKLWGKHSPKVHWVGALKKPELYAVLRRADAAVLPSIVDNLPNTVIESLMHGVPVIGTDGASINELVETGVTGELVASHDIEGLSQALVKAWKGDWKVRRGFDWHRRPIATVMQPRMAVESLLDLVQDCTVENPSEQTLSKV
- a CDS encoding glycosyltransferase family 4 protein yields the protein MTKPRQGFRVLFVADSLYWVTATIAREIAAHNPWIEPTICSEGVVRSLLEQGVDLPGRVDIAHFLTPHIGTRLLSTFRDRTPCITSIYHVEDERSVEAEPASDAIMTICRQWHDHLVAIGADAEKIVMLPMGINIEMFRPARRDEKTRQRKKLGIPTDAVVVGFSAKKSSNTYNRKGSDTLVQAIAELSHRRPDVVLVMIGPGWGEVVEQQTRLGVQCIHLPFLLEQEDVARVHRCLDIFWVTARIEGGPVPLLEAMSSGTCCVTTPVGVAPELIFDETNGFLVGFDDVQAIVDRTERLVIDATLRSRMGALARQTIVDRCRWEQTALAARPLYEVALSRFQKRQPSSGNKQLPPTSLSPAASVGHLHAVPPELRSQVSASEHRVFMDQLLSMGERRAAMRVGFRALAACPQSRSVWRSVVRSTPLLPMKNLRESVRKRLRKVSGNTLHNSI
- a CDS encoding class I SAM-dependent methyltransferase, whose translation is MSGVAEISLSEYIRSNQIEPVRLHLGCGGVRWPGFINVDMNPHDESRSDSSRNGCVAEVFADMRCLNLGDASVEEIFTSHTVDHFTRWQAMDMFADWYRMIKPGGKVAMELADFNRCVLWLFHPSRRKRELARNQFYGNQWDRIDYETHRYVWSAGELKKALKEIGFSRVTISHATQTHHPGRDMRIEATK
- a CDS encoding ABC transporter ATP-binding protein, with protein sequence MSSDVILRAEGVSKKFCRSLKHAMWYGCGDIVRDTIGVRSRCDQLRNNEFWAVDDVSFELHRGECLGLVGPNGAGKSTLFKMLNGILRPDRGTIRYRGRMGALIEVGAGFHPQLTGRENIYVNGAILGMSRREIDRKLDAIIAFADIGDFLETPIRFYSSGMMVRLGMAVAVHTEPEILLIDEVFAVGDMNFQAKCYNKIGQLRRNGTTFILVSHNIHHIGAFSNRVMVLDHGRILTCGPTTEAIASYIDLMNGRLQDQQAQMQSEELPVGTGRIEFCGASVCDEDGRAIEQISATEPVQLRLDYRSQVLAENCCLDVNAYSDKLSGPFLQTSSHMVGELLRIEPGSGTLVVNFPCFPVNGGKLVFSVSLWSHGRQELFSWLRLPPFKIEGHPLSSGAAWLPCSIQSYSKMFIHKS